In one window of Onychomys torridus chromosome 7, mOncTor1.1, whole genome shotgun sequence DNA:
- the LOC118587776 gene encoding olfactory receptor 145-like: MALGNDSSVKEFILLGLTQQPGLQLPLFFLFLGIYVVSMVGNLGLIVLIILNPHLHTPMYYFLFNLAFTDLCYSSVITPKMLVSFVKQNIISHAECMTQLFFFAFFVIDECYILTAMAYDRYAAICKPLLYQVTMSYKVCHLMMMGVYAMGFVGAMAHIICMLRLTFCDDIINHYMCDIPPLLKLSCVSTTINELMVFIVVGVNVIVPSLTIFISYTLIISNILGIHSAEGRSKAFSTCGSHIIAVSLFFGAAAFMYLKPSSASVDEDKVSTIFYTVVGPMLNPFIYSIRNKDVHIALRKTLKKSMFA, translated from the coding sequence ATGGCCTTAGGCAATGACTCTTCCGTGAAGGAGTTCATCCTGCTGGGCTTGACACAGCAGCCAGGGCTCcagctgcctctcttcttcctcttcttgggAATCTATGTGGTCTCCATGGTGGGGAACCTGGGCTTGATTGTTCTGATTATTTTGAACCCTCACCTGCACACTCCCATGTACTATTTTCTCTTCAACCTTGCCTTCACAGACCTCTGCTACTCCTCTGTCATAACCCCCAAAATGCTGGTGAGTTTTGTGAAGCAGAACATCATCTCCCATGCTGAGTGCATGACTCAGCtctttttctttgccttctttGTTATTGATGAATGCTACATTTTGACAGCCATGGCTTATGACAGATATGCTGCCATCTGTAAGCCCCTGCTTTACCAGGTCACCATGTCCTATAAGGTTTGCCACTTGATGATGATGGGTGTGTACGCTATGGGGTTTGTTGGTGCAATGGCCCACATAATTTGCATGCTGAGACTGACCTTTTGTGATGACATCATCAATCACTACATGTGTGACATACCCCCTCTCCTGAAGCTCTCCTGTGTAAGCACCACCATCAATGAGCTGATGGTTTTCATTGTTGTGGGTGTTAATGTCATAGTGCCCAGCCTGACTATCTTTATTTCTTACACCTTGATCATTTCCAACATCCTTGGCATCCATTCTGCAGAGGGTAGGTCAAAAGCCTTCAGCACCTGTGGCTCCCATATAAtagctgtttctcttttctttggagCAGCAGCATTCATGTATCTTAAACCTTCTAGTGCATCTGTGGATGAAGATAAAGTATCTACCATTTTTTATACTGTTGTGGGCCCAATGCTGAATCCTTTCATCTACAGTATAAGGAATAAAGATGTCCACATTGCCCTgagaaaaactttaaagaaaagtatGTTTGCCTAA
- the LOC118587692 gene encoding LOW QUALITY PROTEIN: olfactory receptor 145-like (The sequence of the model RefSeq protein was modified relative to this genomic sequence to represent the inferred CDS: substituted 1 base at 1 genomic stop codon): protein MTXRRMALGNDSSVKEFILLGLTQQPGLQLPLFFLFLGIYVVSMVGNLGLIVLIILNPHLHTPMYYFLFNLAFTDLCYSSVIIPKMLVSFVKQNIISHAECMTQLFFFCFFVIDESYILTAMAYDRYAAICKPLLYQVTMSYKVCHLMMMGAYVMGFVEAMAHTGSMLRLIFCDGNIINQYLCDIFPLLKLSCTSTTINELLVFIVVGINVTVPSLTIFISYTLILSNILRIHSAEGRSKAFSTCGSHVIAVSFFFGAAAFMYLKPSSASVDEDKVSTIFYTIVGPMLNPFIYSIRNKDVHIALRKTLKKSMFA, encoded by the coding sequence ATGACCTAGAGAAGAATGGCCTTAGGTAATGACTCTTCAGTGAAGGAGTTCATCCTGCTGGGCTTGACACAGCAGCCAGGGCTCcagctgcctctcttcttcctcttcttgggAATCTATGTGGTCTCCATGGTGGGGAACCTGGGCTTGATCGTTCTGATTATTTTGAACCCTCACCTGCACACCCCTATGTATTACTTTCTCTTCAACCTTGCCTTCACAGATCTCTGTTACTCCTCTGTCATAATCCCCAAAATGCTGGTGAGTTTTGTGAAGCAGAACATCATCTCCCATGCTGAGTGCATGACTcagctctttttcttctgcttctttgttATTGATGAAAGCTACATTTTGACAGCTATGGCTTATGACAGATATGCTGCCATCTGTAAGCCCCTGCTTTACCAGGTCACCATGTCCTATAAGGTTTGCCACTTGATGATGATGGGTGCATATGTTATGGGGTTTGTGGAAGCCATGGCCCATACTGGTAGCATGCTGAGACTCATCTTCTGTGATGGCAACATCATCAATCAGTATTTATGTGACATATTTCCTCTCCTGAAGCTCTCCTGCACAAGTACTACCATCAATGAGTTGTTGGTTTTCATTGTTGTGGGTATCAATGTAACAGTGCCCAGCCTGACTATCTTTATTTCTTACACCTTGATCCTTTCCAACATTCTCAGAATCCATTCTGCAGAGGGTAGGTCAAAAGCcttcagtacctgtggctcccaTGTAAtagctgtttcttttttctttggagcAGCAGCGTTCATGTATCTTAAACCTTCTAGTGCATCTGTGGATGAAGATAAAGTATCTACCATTTTTTATACCATTGTGGGTCCAATGCTGAATCCTTTTATCTACAGTATAAGGAATAAGGATGTCCACATTGCCCTGAGAAAAACTTTGAAGAAAAGTATGTTTGCCTAA